GAAGTAGAACGACAAATTGTTAATTCACCGACTGACCCTAAGCTGCTCACATTCTCTTCTaaaattttatatcatttttaaaatttaagttattaattagtgttattttataatacttttacgtaattttttaataataagtGTTATTCCATACgttccaatttatgtggcacaagTGAAATTTCGAGAGTCAACCAAAATTTTAATACGTTTTAAAGATATTCTAAAAGGTAATACTTTAAATATATAATCggatattttaagttgttaattattgtgacttaaaataatatttttaacgttgttcaaatatataacatatttaaaaaaaacaattacaaTTGAGAGACTACTAAAGGGAGCCTCACACATTTCAAGAAAAGCTCCTTAAATTCATTAGAGATTTGTAAATATgttaaattctaaaaatatttttattttcttaaattctaaaACTGATTTACAAATATTGATTATTTTATATCTACAAAAAAATTCCAATAATTTTAGTCACAAATTTTGCCCAACTTCATTCTTAATAGGcttgttcttttttatttttttgtacaaaaatttaaggaaaaattacttaactaCACAcccctttttatcatatttttttatttttcctacagttttaaaaaatatcaaaaatttcgTTTGCTCCCATCATTCCCTTTTCTGGATAcatcaattcaaaatatcatatccatgattttctttcttttttaactCTACAGTTACATTCATTAATCTATtattgaatttcaaatattttctctttccAATTATTGATTAGAGGTAGATTTCTTTCCAtcactttatttttttagttttttttgtttgttttttcatCATAAAAAATTGCTGATACATATGGATGAAGGTCAAtttttgttgttcatcttttttgtgatacatataggttcacatttttaatgtatctaattgtttttatttcttaaattaatgtataaaaCTCATGACATACTTCATAATAACCTATCggctggtgacgccgcttacaaagctgacactctatacccacaactctgtctgcaaagtctctaacttcgaatgaaacatcatagcgcatatactctgactcggcaacactccaggaacaagtggagttgctaaccccgctgcaacatcttctatagtaacttCTGCTTGTCTGGGTgtacctgcgtggcatgaaacgcagcccccaatgaaaagggggtcagtacgagtaatgtaccgagtatgtaaggcatgaaaatcagcataatagaGAACATAatgtatgaacaaccatatcgtagaatcatagacatatactgagataagagagtaacctgtacatattagtgcccttttaggccagatgtcatgcatgcttgtcttatcataaaaaacatttctttttcatattcatagaaaatagaagtcatatcaccgaacaacgtcggcgtgcccacatatgtcccgcgtctgggcatcccgcgtccaggatgaaaattactccaactgatcaggtgggaatgcatctatagcgccacatatacacctccccatatcccccatatacatatacatatacatatagacagcatgcaggagagctcaacgaaagtcatgtatctatcggagtgacggaaggtcggtaacctccgattatattatgaattaatcacggtcgctttgtctcaccttgaaggaacaattattgtaggatgagactatcaacgaaagataatattaagagaacgtagaataaggtcacaatcttataaggcgccaaatcgtatacatatgcacataggaccaattttcaagactcgtagaataatcggaatgagctatgattaacaaacaagataagagtcatgtcaagtacctttcgaaaatttccatggattatatcaaaataaaacttttgaaatcatatacgtgtatctaagcacgagaaaatatcctttggaaactcaagaaaattggtcatcctagtggctctacgaataagacttccttgaaattgtataaaatgtcatatacttatttcataaaaaccatgcccaaaagaaagagtagctctatatacttatgtcaaaacatgtcaagagaaagaagggtaaaccttacatacatgaagctgttcttatcatagccatcatagacatattctcatcctcgacatcatcaatgtcgttataaaacatatccatcgttattttcataaaagcttgtaatactgtaaacctttattttgggaaactatagacattttggaaacaTTGACAGGTTATAggaaaaagtagtcatttccttgggaccattgacacctagcttttgaaaacaaagaaaatatgaaagcACTTATGGAACCATAACATAGGGAACATGCCTTGAAcgaaaagggtaagccttacatacttatgccaaagacatgccaaaagaaggaacggttcgctttaaatacttatgccaaagacatgccaaaagaaggaacggttagctttacatacctgtaccgcgccttactagcttttcttattcttccaacTTGTCTttctacattcaagagagttgacatagtcattagattcatcaccatatacttgtctcaatccttcaaacaaattaatttccaatctgccgaaatttcggcagcatctcccctataaatacaccatccccgagatttcaactcggccaccatgtcaacaaccatatcaacaacaacaaccagcagtatatatatacaatcaaatcacctcaactttacacaacacaagctccaaacaactagcataaaactacgataccaaaatagagtttttaacctttattttgtaaaatctttaaccataccaaacggggggtggtgtggctgcaaccagcagcaaccacaccctttttaaaatactttaaagccctgcaacatacaatccaaccagctgcactcGCAGCGCCTCAACGACcatacactacgcgacttcgatttagctactacgactttaatttagtagtttccaACATCATGCCTCCTTATACATTTTATCTGATTCCAGACATATTTAGGACACGTAatacacctcataacaacatcataaactccaatttgaaaggagataccttacctttaccgaaactctccaaaacttgcctcggaagctctcctagcgcggctaaaactttggggctgttcggtgacgttttgggctgctccaaaccataaaatttcattaccaataccttcataacatcttggtacaccatagataattaattcacgaagcaaaatcggagacttacttttttttttccctcaaaaccgagctctctctctctagcttcaagtttctcttctcttcttcctcttgaattttctagaactctcttgggataagaatgactctaatgagtcataagacacacatatatatataaatatcttcCATCACTTATCccttatttgaaaataagtccctaaattatgaatatagaCAAATGAccccttctccatttttttttctagaacctTCTTTAACAAATAAAGATGGCTTAATTGCCTTGCCATGTACACTTTGGTTCATATATACTCATCACATGGTCATAAAAGAGTGCGGCCCACATACACCTCTtacatgaattttcttgaacactttgtgaaatttctattttacccctagccttccacaatattatcataggccactttgcgaattttcctttttgcccttagccttttccaatatttccacactactaatgttcataaataatattcataaccaacttgtataAAACAAATTGGAAGATGATCATTTCCTTCACTTTACCACGACTACTTTAAaatatccaaccgtataaaatacgggatataacatcctccccccctttagaacattcgtcctcgaatgttcaACTGACCTCATGGGGTGTCTTAATACTTCGGGAGGGTTCCTCTtattgttttccttttcttcaTGCCCATTCCTTATCCCGCACTCCATTCTCCTTATACTCGAACTCCTAGGTCTTACACGAGTCCTCATCCCACGTTATgggtttcctttttttttggtaCTTGAGAGGATTGTGATCACTCTTTGGCTTAATATAATATGGTCTCGCGCATTGTCGGTGATTTTTCTCGGGAGTTTCACCTACTCTCTTTATTTCCCAAATATCGTTCCACCAAAATTTTCAATCTTAACCTATAGTCAAATAATAGCAGCGTACGTTGCAACAATTGTACCCTTTATTCTTGCTGTCGCTCGATCTTTGGTATCCTTGTGTGATTAATGCCTTCCTTACCGTGACACCAGTTGCTGGAACTCACATGTCCATCGATACAATCATACGTGAGACATCCTTCACATGCATATGTACATGCATATATTTACCATCGACTAGCCCACAAAATACTTCCAAACGCTGTTCAAGCATATCCTTATTCCAGAGTTGTGATGCACTTTCTATCTCTTCACCAGCCTAGTCTACCTCGTCTTATGCGGCCTCTTAAGGTTTTCAGCCATTCCATAAACTCTAGTTTTTCTTTAGGTTACTCTAACCTCTCCTTTGCCTCTTACATCTGGATATAtagaattcttgcatatttcccagggggtcacccatcatAGTACTACTCTtttccaagcacgcttaacctcgTAACTTTGATGGAATTGGGTGCATTAATGCCGATATAATCGCGTCCACTTCCTCATATGACCTTTTATCACATCATCGGGAGCGAATCAAGGTCTTACAGGTTCCGAGATACTTTCGTAACACGTCCTTCTTTTACAATTATTGTTTTGCCCTTTTTGATTCTTAATCTTCCCCTTTCGCTTTCGTGCATGACTATCTTTCGTTCTTGACTCCCAGATTCCCGAGGGTAGTGATCGCATTTTCATCGCCATAACCTCTCTGAAACAACGCATCTcacttattatttatttacagtATTTCCTTCCCACACTTATTCCTATTAGGCATACCCAATATGGCAAGATCTCCTCACCACGCCTACTATTCAAAATCTGTGCGTAGAAAATATCAACAGTACTGCACAGAACATACAACTATATGACATATTCCAGCCATCCAGTATTTTCAGTTTCAGGTAGCAACGCAGATATATCCAGACTCACCACCATAACTCGCCATATCGTCACTCACATCCTTCAGTCGCGTATAAGGCTCATATAAGGAATCTCTTttcctatgacttggctctatcgcacgaagtaGGACGGAAAGAAGGTCGATAATTCCTAGATGCCCCgcagcctcctgcttataaatGTGGTCGGCTTCAcatccataaacaagactctactagacacgactttgCAGACAACCCTTTGACtgacctgctctgataccactttgtcaCACCCTAATATTaatagggtgtgatgggcacccgaccccgtgctcggagccgagcgaacccgctaACTCATATTACATTCTCAATCTCTTTAGAATTTCAcatcaaaaagaaatgaaaaacatatcTACGCTTTCCGAATCTTGCTATCCAAAATCTATCATCTCATAAAACTCATGACATACTTCATAATAACCTATCggctggtgacgccgcttacaaagctgacactctatacccacaactctgtctgcaaagtctctaacttcgaatgaaacatcatagcacatatactctgactcggcaacactccaggaacaagtggagttgctaaccccgctgcaacatcttctatagtaacttCTACTTGTCTGGGTgtacctgcgtggcatgaaacgcagcccccaatgaaaagggggtcagtacgagtaatgtaccgagtatgtaaggcatgaaaatcagcataatagagaacataatatatgaacaaccatatcgtagaatcatagacatatagtgagataagagagtaacctgtacatatgagtgcccttttaggccagatgccatgcatgcttgtcttatcataaaaatcatttctttttcatattcatagaaaatagaagtcatatcaccgaacaacgtcggcgtgcccacatatgtcccgcgtccgggcatcccgcgtccaggatgaaaattactccaactgatcaggtgggaatgcgtctatagcgccacatatacacctccccatatcccccatatacatatacatatacatatacatatagacagcatgcaggagagctcaatgaaagtcatgtatctatcggagtgaTGGAAGGccggtaacctccgattatattatgaattaatcaCGGTCGCTTtatctcaccttgaaggaacaattattgtAGGATGATactatcaacgaaagataatattaagagaacgtagaataaggtcacaatcttataaggcaccaaatcgtatacatatgcacataggaccaattttcaagactcgtagaataatcggaatAAGCTATGATTAACAaacaagataagagtcatgtcaagtacctttcgaaaatttccatggattatatcaaaataaaacttttgaaatcatatacgcgtatctaagcacgagaaaatatcctttggaaactcaagaaaattggccatcctagtggctctacgaataagacttccttgaaattgtataaaatgtcatatacttatttcataaaaaccatgcccaaaagaaagagtagctctatatacttatgtcaaaacatgtcaagagaaagaagggtaaaccttacatacatgaagccgttcttatcatagccatcatagacatattctcatcctcgacatcatcaatgtcgttataaaacatatccatcgttattgtcataaaagcttgtaatactgtaaacctttattttgggaaactatagacattttggaaacaTTGACAGGTTATAggaaaaagtagtcatttccttgggaccattgacacctagcttttgaaaaaaaagaaaatatgaaagcACTTATGGAACCATAACATAGGGAACATGCCTTGAAcgaaaagggtaagccttacatacttatgccaaagacatgccaaaagaaggaacggttcgctttaaatacttatgccaaagacatgtcaaaagaaggaacggttagctttacatacctgtatcGCGCCTTACtagcttttcttattcttccaacTTGTCTttctacattcaagagagttgacataTTCATTAGATTTATCACCATATACTTGTCTCaatccttcaaacaaattaatttccaatctgccgaaatttcggcagcatctcccctataaatacaccatccccgagatttcaactcggccaccatgtcaacaaccatatcaacaacaacaaccagcagtatatatatacaatcaaatcacctcaactttacacaacacaagctccaaacaactagcataaaactacgataccaaaatagagtttttaacctttattttgtaaaatctttaaccataccaaacggggggTGGTgcggctgcaaccagcagcaaccacaccctttttaaaatactttaaagccctgcaacatacaatccaaccagctgcactcGCAGCGCCTCAACGACCATACACTACGCGAtttcgatttagctactacgactttaatttagtagtttccaacatcatgcctccttatacattttctctGATTCCAGACATATTTAGGACATGTAatacacctcataacaacatcataaactccaatttgaaaggagagaccttacctttactgaaactctccaaaacttgcctcggaagctctcctatcgcggctaaaactttggggctgttcggtgacgttttgggctgctccaaaccataaaatttcattaacaataccttcataacatcttggtacaccatagataattaattcacgaagcaaaatcggagacttacttttttttttcctcaaaaccgagctctctctctctagcttcaagtttctcttctcttcttcctcttgaattttctagaactctcttgggataagaatgactctaatgagtcataagacacacatatatatataaatatcttcCATCACTTATCccttatttgaaaataagtccctaaattatgaatatagaCAAATGAccccttctccattttt
This sequence is a window from Solanum dulcamara chromosome 10, daSolDulc1.2, whole genome shotgun sequence. Protein-coding genes within it:
- the LOC129871271 gene encoding uncharacterized protein LOC129871271, which translates into the protein MVYQDVMKVLVMKFYGLEQPKTSPNSPKVLAALGELPRQVLESFGKERQVGRIRKASKARYRYTQTSRSYYRRCCSGVSNSTCSWSVAESEYMRYDVSFEVRDFADRVVGIECQLCKRRHQPIGYYEVCHEFYTLI